A genomic region of Acidobacteriota bacterium contains the following coding sequences:
- a CDS encoding diguanylate cyclase, translated as MADAAQLLPAEIKRRELQAYGRRLAEIEWLMIVLVLLHLQLTGWPGSAGAAWALVGLAAFVLAFHYLGLQRLYGKSWPLLLDIAAMGLFSSAIIFMTGGVFSPLLALYFLVVGAAALVLPQWAAFSVTAVLTLTALAGGWQEARVDRQALAVLAAHLFALWLVAFLTARLSREKHSARRRVHLLSRTDDLTGLWNMRMFSEQAEQEHRRSQRYRRPYSIAMVDADDLKPVNDRYGHSVGSRFICHLASLLRKHLRASDLVARFGGDEFVILLPETDKKGAIEAMQRVRQRVAGHPLQLPQASLDISVSIGIASYPLHADSHQQVLQVADQALYCSKRAGKNRITYGLPDSPEEREVPR; from the coding sequence ATGGCCGACGCCGCCCAACTTCTGCCCGCCGAAATCAAACGCCGAGAACTGCAGGCCTACGGGCGGCGACTCGCCGAGATCGAGTGGCTGATGATCGTCCTGGTGCTGCTGCACCTGCAACTCACGGGGTGGCCCGGATCGGCGGGTGCGGCTTGGGCTCTGGTGGGGCTGGCGGCCTTCGTACTGGCCTTTCACTACCTGGGATTGCAGCGCCTTTACGGAAAGAGCTGGCCTCTGCTGCTCGACATTGCGGCCATGGGCCTCTTTTCCAGCGCCATCATCTTCATGACCGGGGGCGTGTTCAGTCCTCTATTGGCGCTCTATTTTCTGGTGGTGGGCGCGGCTGCCCTGGTGCTGCCCCAGTGGGCGGCCTTTTCAGTCACCGCGGTGCTTACCCTGACGGCCCTGGCGGGCGGCTGGCAGGAGGCCCGCGTCGACCGCCAGGCGCTGGCGGTGCTGGCGGCCCATCTCTTCGCCCTCTGGCTGGTGGCCTTTCTCACCGCCCGCCTTTCCCGCGAAAAGCACAGCGCCCGCAGGCGCGTCCACCTGCTTTCGCGGACCGACGACCTGACGGGGCTGTGGAACATGCGCATGTTCAGCGAGCAGGCTGAGCAAGAGCACCGTCGCTCCCAGCGCTACCGGCGACCCTACTCCATCGCCATGGTGGACGCCGACGACCTCAAGCCGGTCAACGACCGCTACGGCCACAGTGTGGGCAGCCGTTTCATCTGCCATCTGGCTTCTCTCTTGCGCAAACACTTGCGGGCCAGCGACCTGGTGGCGCGCTTCGGCGGGGACGAGTTCGTCATTCTGCTGCCCGAGACCGACAAGAAGGGAGCCATCGAGGCCATGCAGCGCGTGCGTCAGCGCGTGGCCGGTCATCCCCTGCAACTGCCCCAGGCCAGCCTGGATATATCGGTCAGCATCGGAATCGCCTCCTATCCCCTCCACGCCGATTCCCACCAGCAGGTCCTTCAAGTCGCCGACCAGGCCCTCTATTGCAGCAAGCGCGCCGGCAAGAACCGCATTACCTACGGCTTGCCGGACTCGCCCGAAGAGCGTGAAGTTCCGCGGTGA
- a CDS encoding endonuclease/exonuclease/phosphatase family protein has product MRIRLAVVWALFLSLAGAARAQDGSALEPLIEEGSFASGVAPLSPDRLRLLSYNLHGPPGHRIEEIAEVLKSHPRLSESLVLALQEVNRFHQGSDNEHVGRLLARHLNMHFAYAAELAHDEGGGVRGLAILSRFPLSQVSRVLLPVEGPGGRRRISLGATVDVGGRPLRVYTTHLETRISAEERARQIEGMLEDAARYKDIPTVILGDFNTFAKEHTQTMFELMEAAGFTCPLAGDENTFRAYIFVRMKLDWIWLRGVEAAKAEVEGDVSASDHRPLWVDLKW; this is encoded by the coding sequence ATGCGGATAAGACTGGCGGTCGTGTGGGCGCTGTTTCTTTCTCTCGCCGGAGCCGCCCGCGCCCAGGACGGCTCAGCGCTGGAGCCCTTGATCGAGGAGGGGAGCTTCGCCTCCGGCGTGGCGCCGCTCAGCCCCGATCGGCTGCGCCTGCTCAGCTACAACCTGCACGGACCGCCGGGCCACCGCATCGAGGAAATTGCCGAGGTGCTGAAGTCGCATCCGCGCCTGAGCGAAAGCCTGGTGCTGGCGCTGCAGGAAGTCAACCGCTTTCACCAGGGCTCGGACAATGAGCATGTAGGACGGCTGCTGGCCCGCCACCTCAACATGCACTTCGCCTACGCCGCCGAATTGGCCCATGACGAAGGCGGCGGTGTACGCGGACTGGCCATCCTGAGCCGTTTTCCCCTTTCCCAGGTCAGCCGGGTGCTGCTTCCGGTTGAAGGACCCGGCGGACGCCGCCGCATCAGCCTGGGAGCCACCGTCGACGTGGGCGGACGCCCCTTGAGGGTCTACACGACCCACCTCGAAACGCGCATCTCGGCTGAGGAAAGGGCCCGCCAAATCGAGGGCATGCTGGAGGATGCCGCCCGCTACAAAGACATCCCCACCGTCATTCTGGGCGACTTCAACACCTTCGCCAAAGAGCATACTCAGACCATGTTCGAACTCATGGAGGCGGCCGGCTTCACCTGTCCCTTGGCTGGAGACGAAAACACCTTTCGGGCCTATATCTTCGTGCGCATGAAGTTGGACTGGATCTGGCTCAGGGGGGTAGAGGCCGCCAAGGCCGAAGTGGAAGGCGATGTCTCGGCTTCCGATCATCGGCCGCTGTGGGTCGATCTCAAGTGGTGA